Proteins encoded together in one Bacteroidetes Order II. bacterium window:
- a CDS encoding succinate-semialdehyde dehydrogenase (NADP(+)), whose amino-acid sequence MEVALKPETTSEVNPRNSLWTAHMTAQTLSDLSHRVVRRVRNHETFMVHSPINQQELGLLPLCGMADVEEALHRAKLAQRAWETVPVKERVAVLSRYHDLVLAHKEALLDVMQLETGKARIHAFEEIFDVALNARYYANVAPDLLAPSARNGAIPFITETTEYHHPVGVVGIIAPWNYPLTLAISDALPAIVAGNAVILKPAEQTSFTALLGLELLIKAGLPTDVFQVVTGTGPDIGPALIAGSDFLMFTGSTATGRKVAAQAGEYLIKCSMELGGKNPMVVLEDADVAAAAAGAVRGSFGNAGQLCISFERIYVARSIYNDFKKAFIQKTEALRLGTDFNHEVEMGSLISQMQLDKVHAHVKDAVHKGATVLTGGKPRIDLGPYFYAPTILEGVTPEMHLFREETFGPVVALYPFDTEHEAVDLANDTVYGLNAAVWSRNTSRAVTIARKIKAGTVNVNETYGAAWASLDAPMGGMKRSGIGRRHGAEGLLKYTESQTVAVQRLTPIAKPDFLSGSQFADVMTMAAKVFKWLPGIK is encoded by the coding sequence ATGGAAGTTGCATTAAAGCCAGAAACAACGTCGGAGGTGAATCCTCGAAACAGTCTGTGGACCGCACACATGACGGCACAAACCCTATCAGACCTCTCGCATCGGGTGGTAAGACGGGTGCGGAATCACGAAACATTCATGGTTCACTCTCCGATCAATCAACAAGAACTGGGTCTCTTGCCTTTGTGTGGCATGGCAGATGTGGAAGAAGCGTTGCATCGGGCTAAATTGGCGCAACGTGCTTGGGAGACTGTTCCGGTGAAGGAGCGGGTGGCCGTCTTGAGTCGGTATCACGACCTTGTCCTCGCCCACAAAGAAGCCTTGTTGGATGTCATGCAATTGGAAACCGGAAAGGCGCGGATTCATGCCTTCGAGGAAATATTTGATGTGGCTCTAAATGCCCGATATTATGCAAATGTAGCGCCAGACTTGCTCGCGCCGTCTGCCCGCAATGGAGCTATTCCATTTATCACCGAGACGACCGAATACCATCATCCGGTGGGGGTGGTGGGTATTATTGCGCCGTGGAATTACCCGCTAACGCTTGCAATTTCGGATGCCCTGCCCGCCATTGTAGCCGGAAATGCGGTCATTCTGAAACCCGCCGAGCAAACTTCTTTTACGGCCCTTCTGGGATTAGAACTGCTCATAAAAGCAGGTTTGCCCACCGATGTGTTTCAGGTGGTAACTGGAACTGGCCCGGATATTGGTCCAGCCCTCATCGCCGGGTCTGACTTTTTGATGTTTACGGGCAGCACAGCCACGGGCCGAAAAGTGGCTGCCCAAGCGGGGGAATACTTGATCAAATGTTCGATGGAACTGGGGGGCAAAAATCCAATGGTGGTTTTGGAAGATGCCGATGTGGCCGCCGCCGCCGCTGGTGCCGTTAGGGGGAGTTTTGGGAATGCAGGCCAGTTGTGCATCTCTTTTGAGCGCATCTATGTGGCCCGTTCCATTTATAATGACTTCAAAAAAGCCTTTATTCAGAAAACGGAAGCCCTGCGCTTGGGTACTGATTTTAACCACGAAGTGGAAATGGGCTCGTTGATTTCGCAAATGCAATTAGACAAAGTACACGCCCACGTAAAAGATGCTGTCCACAAAGGGGCAACCGTGCTAACAGGTGGGAAGCCCCGCATAGATCTTGGACCCTATTTTTATGCGCCCACCATTTTGGAAGGCGTAACGCCAGAAATGCACCTGTTTCGTGAAGAGACCTTTGGTCCCGTCGTTGCATTATACCCATTTGATACCGAGCATGAAGCCGTTGATCTGGCAAATGACACTGTTTATGGCCTGAATGCGGCGGTTTGGTCGCGCAATACCAGCCGAGCCGTCACCATTGCCCGAAAAATAAAAGCCGGAACCGTAAACGTAAATGAAACTTATGGTGCAGCTTGGGCTTCGTTAGATGCCCCCATGGGCGGCATGAAACGGTCTGGCATTGGTCGGCGACACGGGGCCGAGGGGCTGCTAAAATATACCGAAAGTCAAACTGTGGCCGTCCAGCGCTTAACCCCGATTGCAAAGCCAGACTTTTTGAGCGGTAGCCAATTTGCGGATGTGATGACGATGGCAGCCAAGGTTTTTAAATGGTTGCCTGGCATTAAATAA